One genomic segment of Cytophagia bacterium CHB2 includes these proteins:
- the mazG gene encoding nucleoside triphosphate pyrophosphohydrolase → MHGSEKFPRLVEIMNRLRAPDGCPWDRQQTHASLRQYLLEEAYEVLEAIDAGEDEELCNELGDLLLQVVYHAQIATETGRFNIGKVIDGICEKMIRRHPHVFGDAKVDSAEEQTQLWEKLKQQEGKKSAIDGVPRALPALQKAARLQQKANAAAADRQNVHQRLLDFSNVAFNHQNGERVVHDESLQTAFGDLLFNLVSLGRGLGLNAEDALREACERFAQDFDWRNNL, encoded by the coding sequence ATGCACGGCAGTGAGAAATTTCCCCGCCTCGTCGAAATCATGAACCGATTGCGTGCGCCCGATGGCTGCCCGTGGGATCGCCAACAAACGCACGCGTCGTTGCGGCAATATCTTCTCGAAGAAGCGTATGAAGTTTTGGAAGCGATTGACGCCGGCGAGGATGAGGAGTTGTGCAACGAACTGGGTGATTTACTTTTGCAAGTGGTGTATCATGCGCAGATCGCGACAGAGACCGGCCGCTTCAACATTGGCAAGGTGATCGATGGCATTTGTGAAAAAATGATTCGACGGCACCCGCATGTTTTCGGCGACGCTAAAGTCGACTCGGCTGAAGAGCAAACGCAGTTATGGGAAAAACTCAAACAGCAAGAAGGTAAAAAGTCTGCAATCGACGGCGTGCCGCGCGCATTGCCGGCCTTGCAAAAGGCGGCACGGCTGCAGCAAAAAGCGAATGCCGCAGCGGCAGATCGCCAAAACGTTCATCAACGACTGCTTGATTTTTCAAACGTGGCCTTTAATCATCAAAATGGTGAACGCGTGGTCCACGATGAATCCCTGCAAACAGCTTTTGGCGATCTGCTCTTCAACCTGGTTTCTCTGGGCCGCGGTTTGGGCTTGAATGCCGAGGATGCATTGCGCGAAGCTTGTGAACGCTTTGCTCAAGATTTTGACTGGAGGAACAATCTATGA
- a CDS encoding septum formation initiator family protein: MTSRFFPKTSTHRTKLWRKASWLICGILLYLAYTYFGGSSGLIKFWRLHQTRSTLEREITALQVRQDSLRQVIKLLEHDTTYIEKVARERYQMGKPGETIYSIVKQPKSEEAKK; this comes from the coding sequence ATGACATCTCGCTTCTTCCCCAAAACCTCGACTCACCGCACGAAACTGTGGCGCAAGGCCTCGTGGCTCATCTGCGGTATTTTACTGTATCTGGCATACACTTACTTCGGCGGCAGCTCCGGGCTGATTAAATTTTGGCGATTGCACCAAACGCGTTCGACCTTGGAAAGAGAAATTACCGCTTTGCAAGTCCGCCAGGACAGTCTGCGCCAGGTGATCAAGCTGCTGGAACACGACACCACCTACATCGAAAAAGTCGCGCGCGAGCGCTATCAAATGGGCAAGCCGGGCGAGACGATTTACAGCATCGTCAAGCAGCCCAAATCCGAGGAAGCTAAAAAGTAG
- a CDS encoding DUF92 domain-containing protein, producing MPILHHSATLDWVIFGGFLLLLFVLLAAAEALQRRNILTGETSRKIVHMLTGLAVLLSPFLFQTLLPLLILAVLFTVLNAVALKFGRFSGIHATGRKTYGTVFYPLAFFVLLLLFWRRETLALLVGMSLLAIADVCAALVGEQAKSPLRLPLPGDRKSLQGSLAMFVSSALLVFIGFAWAGPILGFHPETSRVIFAVIGIALLATAGEAVSWHGSDNLSVPLLGGFLTYFYVNASDAAIVQFFVGELLALAVTAISYRVKFLELSGALATFVLGSFVFGLGGWKFSLPLLAFFVLSSMLSRLGAARKRAANKNFQKGHRRDLGQVLANGGIPGLLVVLWYLAPQPVWYFLFLGAVAAVTADTWATEIGLLSRRPPRLITSLKIVASGTSGAISTLGLFGAALGAGTIALLGWALQSVSPAHRFGLIGVVLITAAGVLAHLFDSLLGATIQTQRVCLTCRKVSEKKGECCGAERQPHSGWRWVDNDMVNGICALSGVLAVFLGMPMLKILA from the coding sequence ATGCCAATTTTGCACCACTCTGCGACGCTTGATTGGGTTATCTTTGGTGGTTTCTTGTTGCTCCTGTTCGTGCTGCTTGCCGCAGCCGAGGCGTTGCAGCGTCGCAATATCCTTACAGGCGAAACCAGCCGAAAAATCGTGCATATGTTAACGGGTCTTGCGGTGCTCCTCTCGCCCTTCCTGTTTCAAACATTACTTCCGTTGTTGATATTGGCCGTGCTGTTCACTGTTCTTAATGCCGTGGCTTTGAAATTCGGCCGGTTCAGCGGCATACATGCCACGGGACGGAAAACGTATGGCACCGTGTTTTACCCGCTGGCTTTTTTTGTGCTGTTGCTCTTGTTTTGGCGCCGCGAAACCCTGGCATTGTTGGTAGGAATGAGCTTGCTCGCAATTGCGGATGTGTGCGCGGCGCTCGTGGGCGAGCAGGCGAAATCGCCGCTGCGCTTGCCGCTGCCGGGCGATCGCAAGAGCTTGCAAGGCTCGCTGGCGATGTTTGTCAGTTCGGCGCTGCTCGTTTTCATCGGGTTTGCGTGGGCTGGCCCGATTTTGGGCTTTCATCCGGAAACCTCGCGCGTCATTTTTGCGGTGATTGGCATTGCGTTGCTGGCAACAGCGGGTGAAGCGGTTTCATGGCACGGCTCGGACAATCTTTCCGTGCCGCTGCTCGGCGGTTTCCTGACGTATTTTTATGTGAATGCTTCTGATGCGGCGATCGTGCAATTTTTTGTCGGTGAATTGCTGGCATTGGCCGTTACGGCGATTTCGTATCGCGTGAAGTTTTTGGAACTCAGCGGCGCGTTGGCCACCTTTGTGCTCGGCTCATTTGTGTTTGGCCTCGGCGGTTGGAAATTCAGCTTGCCGTTGCTGGCGTTTTTTGTGTTGTCCAGCATGCTCTCGCGTTTGGGCGCAGCGCGTAAAAGAGCTGCGAATAAAAATTTTCAAAAAGGCCATCGCCGCGATCTTGGACAAGTGCTGGCCAATGGCGGCATTCCCGGGCTGCTCGTGGTGTTGTGGTATCTTGCGCCTCAACCGGTTTGGTATTTTTTATTTTTGGGCGCAGTTGCCGCGGTGACCGCAGACACCTGGGCTACAGAGATCGGCCTGCTCTCACGCCGCCCGCCGCGCTTGATTACTTCTCTGAAAATTGTCGCGTCAGGCACCTCGGGCGCGATTTCGACTCTGGGCTTGTTCGGCGCAGCCTTGGGCGCGGGCACGATTGCGCTTCTCGGCTGGGCATTGCAATCTGTCAGTCCGGCTCATCGTTTCGGGCTTATTGGCGTTGTGCTGATTACTGCAGCCGGCGTGCTCGCACATTTGTTTGACAGCCTGCTGGGCGCAACAATTCAGACGCAACGCGTTTGCCTCACCTGCCGCAAGGTCAGTGAAAAGAAGGGCGAATGCTGCGGCGCGGAACGCCAGCCGCATTCGGGTTGGCGCTGGGTGGATAATGACATGGTCAATGGCATCTGCGCGCTTAGCGGTGTGCTGGCGGTGTTTTTGGGAATGCCGATGCTCAAGATTCTCGCTTAA
- a CDS encoding GNAT family N-acetyltransferase has protein sequence MIDIRPLQNAEEVHACAQTMATSDPWLTLGRGYEECRNILSDAAKETYVAYGNDCLAGFIILNLQGAFRGYIQTVCVMPDWRGQGVGSELIKFAEARIFRDFPNVFMCVSSFNPNAQKLYLRLGYEVIGELKDYIVAGHSEILLRKTIGPMAEFRKQAMAWAGVLFQPSTHVSQPTICAFVCKN, from the coding sequence ATGATTGACATTCGTCCGCTACAAAACGCCGAGGAAGTTCACGCATGCGCGCAAACCATGGCAACCTCCGACCCGTGGCTCACGCTCGGACGAGGCTATGAAGAATGCCGCAATATTCTCAGCGATGCTGCAAAGGAAACGTATGTCGCGTATGGGAATGATTGCCTGGCCGGCTTTATTATTCTCAATTTGCAAGGCGCGTTTCGCGGTTATATTCAAACGGTGTGTGTTATGCCGGATTGGCGCGGTCAAGGCGTGGGCAGTGAGTTAATCAAATTTGCCGAAGCCAGAATCTTTCGTGACTTTCCGAATGTGTTTATGTGCGTGTCCTCTTTCAACCCGAACGCGCAAAAATTGTATTTGCGGCTCGGTTATGAAGTCATTGGAGAGCTGAAAGACTATATTGTCGCAGGTCACTCTGAAATTTTGCTGCGGAAGACGATTGGCCCAATGGCGGAGTTTCGAAAACAAGCAATGGCCTGGGCTGGCGTTTTATTTCAACCGTCTACCCATGTCTCGCAACCGACAATCTGCGCGTTTGTCTGCAAAAATTGA
- a CDS encoding DUF502 domain-containing protein, translating to MTTALIPTPEHKFAAKLKGYFLAGLLVLVPISLTVYIFFELFKAIDGILKDEIFVILRQTFGVTFTFPGVGLVALLLLILGTGMAARSYFGRKLVEFGNRAVTRIPIISRIYGTVQQLSQALFGGEQRQSFKKTVLVPYPNPNTWRLGFYIQEMRGEIQEALQREIVCVFIPNPPNPTGGFLMFYPKSDVIELEMPVEDAVHLLISYGTVAPKARASKHMMLTRDHLETMQKKSE from the coding sequence ATGACGACCGCGTTGATTCCAACTCCCGAACACAAGTTTGCCGCGAAGCTCAAGGGTTATTTTCTCGCCGGGCTTTTGGTTTTAGTGCCGATCAGCTTGACGGTTTATATTTTTTTTGAATTGTTCAAGGCGATTGACGGCATTCTCAAAGACGAGATCTTCGTCATTTTGCGACAAACCTTCGGTGTAACCTTCACCTTTCCCGGCGTGGGCTTGGTTGCGCTGCTGCTGCTGATTTTAGGAACCGGCATGGCCGCGCGCAGTTACTTCGGCCGCAAGTTGGTGGAGTTCGGCAATCGCGCGGTCACCCGCATTCCCATCATCAGCCGCATCTACGGCACCGTGCAGCAGCTCAGCCAGGCGCTATTCGGCGGCGAGCAGCGGCAATCGTTCAAGAAAACCGTGCTGGTGCCTTATCCCAATCCCAACACTTGGCGGCTCGGTTTTTACATTCAGGAAATGCGCGGTGAGATTCAAGAGGCGTTGCAGCGCGAGATCGTGTGCGTGTTCATTCCCAATCCCCCCAACCCCACCGGCGGTTTTTTGATGTTCTATCCCAAAAGCGATGTCATTGAGCTGGAGATGCCGGTGGAGGACGCCGTGCATCTGCTCATTTCCTACGGCACGGTGGCGCCCAAAGCGCGCGCGTCAAAACACATGATGTTGACGCGCGACCATCTTGAGACCATGCAAAAGAAATCGGAGTGA